The Paracoccus sp. MC1862 genome includes a window with the following:
- the murB gene encoding UDP-N-acetylmuramate dehydrogenase → MPMTNPPPIRGTLTQDRSLAELTWLRVGGPADWLFQPADRDDLALFLRNLLPEVPVFPMGVGSNLIVRDGGIRGVVIRLGRGFNGVEVENGLVHAGAAALDMHVARRAAEAGLDLTFLRTIPGTIGGAIRMNAGCYGSYVADHLVQAEAVTRQGDLQVLTSDDLRFAYRSSALPEGWVLTRASFRAEAGDPQALAAKMEAQLAKRDASQPTKDRTAGSTFRNPAGYSSTGRADDSHDLKAWKLIEDAGLRGHRLGGAQMSEKHPNFLLNTGGATAADLEDLGELVRARVRAASGHDLAWEVVRVGER, encoded by the coding sequence ATGCCGATGACCAACCCTCCGCCCATCCGGGGCACGCTGACGCAGGACCGATCCTTGGCCGAGCTGACCTGGCTGCGCGTGGGCGGCCCGGCCGACTGGCTGTTCCAGCCTGCCGACCGAGACGACCTGGCCCTGTTCCTGCGGAACCTGCTGCCCGAGGTGCCGGTCTTCCCGATGGGCGTCGGCTCGAACCTGATCGTGCGCGACGGCGGCATCCGCGGCGTGGTGATCCGGCTGGGCCGTGGCTTCAACGGCGTCGAGGTCGAGAACGGGCTTGTCCATGCCGGCGCCGCCGCGCTGGACATGCATGTGGCCCGCCGCGCGGCCGAGGCGGGGCTGGACCTGACCTTCCTGCGCACCATCCCCGGCACCATCGGGGGCGCGATCCGCATGAACGCGGGCTGCTACGGTTCCTATGTGGCCGACCATCTGGTGCAGGCCGAGGCGGTGACGCGGCAGGGTGATCTGCAGGTGCTGACCTCCGACGACCTGCGCTTCGCCTATCGCTCGTCGGCGCTGCCCGAAGGCTGGGTGCTGACCCGCGCCAGTTTCCGCGCCGAGGCCGGCGACCCGCAGGCGCTGGCCGCGAAGATGGAGGCGCAGCTTGCGAAACGCGACGCTTCCCAGCCCACGAAGGACCGCACCGCCGGCTCGACCTTCCGCAACCCGGCGGGCTACAGTTCCACGGGGCGGGCGGACGACAGCCACGATCTCAAGGCCTGGAAGCTGATCGAGGACGCCGGCCTGCGCGGCCACCGCCTTGGCGGGGCGCAGATGAGCGAGAAGCACCCGAACTTCCTGCTCAACACCGGCGGGGCCACGGCAGCCGATCTCGAGGACTTGGGAGAGCTTGTCCGCGCCCGCGTCCGCGCGGCCAGCGGCCACGACCTTGCATGGGAGGTCGTGCGGGTCGGCGAGCGCTGA
- a CDS encoding D-alanine--D-alanine ligase — MGGPSAEREVSLSSGRGCADALRVAGYEVVEIALGPDDGASLPLRLAEACPDVVFNALHGRMGEDGRVQGLLEWLGYRYTHSGVLASALAMDKTRAKQVFREAGLPVVESVLASREDARAEHLLPPPYVVKPNDEGSSVGVYIVREGDNAPPLSDDMPDEVMVEAYAPGRELTATVLGDRALGVTEIVTDGWYDYEAKYSAGGSRHVVPAEIPDQITRACLDYALRAHDALGCQGLSRTDFRWDDSRGLDGLVILETNTQPGMTPTSLAPEQAALAGIDFPALCRWIVEDALCRD; from the coding sequence ATGGGCGGCCCCTCGGCGGAACGAGAGGTGTCGTTGTCCTCGGGGCGCGGATGCGCGGATGCGCTGCGGGTGGCGGGGTATGAGGTGGTCGAGATCGCGCTCGGCCCGGATGACGGCGCGAGCCTGCCCCTGCGGCTGGCGGAAGCCTGTCCCGATGTGGTCTTCAATGCGCTGCATGGCCGGATGGGCGAGGACGGGCGCGTGCAGGGCCTGCTGGAATGGCTGGGCTACCGCTATACCCATTCGGGCGTGCTGGCCTCGGCGCTGGCGATGGACAAGACCCGCGCCAAGCAGGTCTTCCGCGAGGCCGGGCTGCCGGTCGTCGAAAGCGTGCTGGCCAGCCGCGAGGACGCGCGGGCCGAGCATCTGCTGCCGCCGCCCTATGTCGTGAAGCCGAATGACGAGGGGTCCTCGGTCGGCGTCTATATCGTCCGCGAGGGCGACAATGCCCCGCCACTGTCTGACGATATGCCCGACGAGGTCATGGTCGAGGCCTATGCGCCGGGCCGTGAACTGACCGCGACGGTGCTGGGCGACCGCGCGCTGGGCGTGACCGAGATCGTCACCGACGGCTGGTATGACTACGAGGCCAAGTATTCGGCCGGCGGATCGCGCCACGTGGTCCCGGCCGAGATCCCCGATCAGATCACCCGCGCCTGTCTGGATTACGCGCTGCGGGCGCATGACGCGCTGGGTTGCCAGGGCCTGTCGCGCACCGATTTCCGCTGGGACGACAGCCGCGGCCTGGACGGGCTGGTGATCCTTGAAACCAACACCCAGCCAGGGATGACGCCGACCTCGCTCGCCCCCGAGCAGGCGGCCCTTGCGGGCATCGATTTCCCCGCGCTGTGCCGCTGGATCGTGGAGGACGCGCTGTGTCGGGACTGA
- a CDS encoding cell division protein FtsQ/DivIB produces the protein MSGLKHLTRTFQSARLPAPMRRAGARPQPATTPRREPGPSRLAYRLNRLWLTPLYRRLFRVGIPILVICAFAGAWLADDTRRANLTGTMTAMVDRIQSQEAFMVHGMQIEGASPAVDKALRAMLPVTLPASSFDIDLPELRAAAERLDAIEKMELRIQPGGLLSAVVTERTPAILWRHARGLDLLDAGGHRVASVTSRDVRTDLPMIAGEGAGRHAAEALALINAIGPILPRLRGLERMGERRWDVVLDGGQRIMLPTDRPLPALKRVLAIDREDGLLARDVVAVDMRDPARPVLRMGLTAQNTLRRAAGLPELDAQGNEIDPEDGAKTGAKTASASRG, from the coding sequence GTGTCGGGACTGAAGCATCTCACCCGGACCTTCCAGTCCGCGCGCCTGCCTGCGCCCATGCGCCGGGCGGGCGCGCGGCCGCAGCCCGCAACCACCCCGCGGCGGGAACCGGGGCCTTCGCGGCTGGCCTACCGGCTGAACCGGCTGTGGCTGACGCCGCTTTACCGACGGCTGTTCCGCGTGGGCATCCCGATCCTCGTGATCTGCGCCTTTGCCGGGGCGTGGCTGGCCGACGACACCCGCCGCGCGAACCTGACGGGCACGATGACGGCGATGGTGGACCGTATCCAGTCGCAGGAAGCCTTCATGGTCCACGGAATGCAGATCGAGGGCGCATCTCCTGCCGTGGACAAGGCGCTGCGGGCCATGCTGCCGGTGACGCTGCCCGCATCCAGCTTCGACATCGACCTGCCCGAACTGCGGGCCGCGGCCGAGCGGCTGGACGCGATCGAGAAGATGGAACTGCGGATCCAGCCCGGCGGGCTGTTGTCCGCCGTCGTGACCGAGCGGACGCCCGCGATCCTGTGGCGCCATGCGCGGGGGCTGGACCTGCTGGACGCGGGCGGCCATCGCGTGGCCTCCGTCACCTCGCGCGACGTGCGGACCGACCTGCCGATGATCGCGGGCGAGGGCGCGGGCCGTCACGCCGCCGAGGCCTTGGCGCTGATCAACGCCATCGGCCCGATCCTGCCGCGCCTGCGGGGCCTGGAACGCATGGGCGAGCGGCGCTGGGACGTGGTGCTGGACGGCGGCCAGCGGATCATGCTGCCGACCGACCGGCCGCTGCCGGCGCTGAAAAGGGTTCTCGCCATCGACCGCGAGGACGGGCTGCTGGCCCGCGACGTGGTGGCGGTGGACATGCGCGACCCCGCGCGCCCCGTGCTGCGGATGGGGCTGACGGCGCAGAACACGCTGCGCCGCGCCGCCGGGCTGCCGGAACTGGACGCCCAGGGCAACGAGATCGACCCCGAGGACGGGGCGAAGACCGGCGCCAAGACCGCAAGCGCGTCGCGCGGCTGA
- the ftsA gene encoding cell division protein FtsA: MRDLYEAQRAMRQARRAAMARGVLALLDIGTSKVTCIILEFDGPGQFRGADGVGPMAGQSSFRVIGQFTTQSRGVRYGEIEAMAETERCVRHAIQGAQNQAGLRVDHVIATISGGRPASYGLAGEVPLRSGKVAEADIGAVLAACEVPDFGRNRDVLHAQPVNFAVDARSGLSDPRDIVGNRLAVDMHVLTIDSTTVSNLIHCMRRCDLELAGLGSAAYAAGRAALVEDEQELGAACIDMGGGVTGVSLFLKKHMLFADAVPMGGELVTRDISQGLRVPITVAEWLKTRHGGLEATGRDDREMIPVTDGNPDDQGGERRHVSRADLIGIMRPRVEEIFDGVREILDAAGFDQMPARQVVLTGGGSQIPGLDTLATRILGYNVRIGRPLRIQGLAQQHTAACHAATVGLALHAANPQDEWWDFEMPAERAGVAGIGRAIRWFRANW; encoded by the coding sequence ATGCGGGATCTTTACGAGGCTCAGCGGGCGATGCGGCAGGCGCGCCGCGCGGCGATGGCGCGGGGCGTGCTGGCGCTGCTGGACATCGGCACCTCGAAAGTCACCTGCATCATCCTGGAGTTCGACGGCCCCGGCCAGTTCCGCGGGGCCGACGGGGTCGGACCGATGGCCGGGCAATCCTCGTTCCGGGTGATCGGCCAGTTCACCACCCAGTCCCGCGGCGTCCGCTATGGCGAGATCGAGGCCATGGCCGAAACCGAGCGATGCGTCCGCCACGCGATCCAGGGGGCGCAGAACCAGGCCGGGCTTCGCGTCGATCACGTCATCGCCACCATCTCGGGCGGCCGCCCGGCCTCCTATGGCCTGGCCGGAGAGGTCCCGCTGCGTTCGGGCAAGGTGGCCGAGGCCGACATCGGCGCGGTCCTGGCCGCCTGCGAGGTCCCCGATTTCGGCCGCAACCGCGACGTGCTGCACGCCCAGCCGGTGAACTTCGCGGTCGATGCGCGCTCGGGGCTTTCGGACCCGCGCGATATCGTGGGCAACCGGCTGGCGGTGGACATGCACGTCCTGACCATCGACAGCACGACCGTGTCGAACCTGATCCACTGCATGCGGCGCTGCGACCTGGAACTCGCGGGCCTCGGCTCGGCCGCCTATGCGGCCGGGCGCGCGGCGCTGGTCGAGGACGAACAGGAACTGGGCGCGGCCTGCATCGACATGGGCGGCGGCGTCACCGGCGTGTCGCTTTTCCTCAAGAAGCACATGCTCTTTGCCGATGCCGTACCGATGGGGGGCGAGCTGGTCACCCGCGATATCAGCCAGGGATTGCGGGTGCCGATAACGGTGGCCGAATGGCTCAAGACCCGCCACGGCGGCCTTGAGGCGACCGGCCGCGACGACCGCGAGATGATCCCCGTCACCGACGGGAATCCCGACGACCAAGGGGGCGAGCGCCGGCATGTCAGCCGCGCCGACCTCATCGGCATCATGCGCCCGCGGGTCGAGGAAATCTTCGACGGCGTGCGCGAGATCCTGGACGCGGCGGGCTTCGACCAGATGCCCGCCCGCCAGGTGGTGCTGACCGGCGGCGGCAGCCAGATCCCCGGCCTCGACACGCTGGCCACGCGAATTCTCGGCTACAACGTGCGGATCGGGCGGCCCTTGCGGATACAGGGGCTGGCGCAGCAGCACACCGCCGCCTGCCATGCCGCGACCGTGGGGCTGGCCCTGCACGCGGCCAATCCGCAGGACGAATGGTGGGACTTCGAGATGCCCGCCGAACGGGCCGGGGTCGCGGGGATCGGCCGGGCGATCCGGTGGTTCCGGGCCAATTGGTAG
- the ftsZ gene encoding cell division protein FtsZ produces MNLNLMMSDDEELRPRITVFGVGGAGGNAVNNMIEKQLDGVTFVVANTDAQALAQSRSESRIQLGPKVTEGLGAGAKPSIGAKAAEETIEDIVDHLMGAHMCFITCGMGGGTGTGAAPIIAQAAREMGILTVGVVTKPFQFEGSKRMRQADEGVENLQKVVDTLIIIPNQNLFRIANEKTTFTEAFAMADDVLYQGVKGVTDLMVRPGLINLDFADVRAVMDEMGKAMMGAGEATGDNRAVEAAEKAIANPLLDEISLHGAKGVLINITGGHDLTLFEMDEAAEKIREKVDPEANIIVGSTLDPSLDGAVRVSVVATGIDSAATTEAPAPRRGLKEPLTQHPTVGRAAAPAVPEEAPAPARRSPVMEAPAARPAPVAEELPEPAYRPTTPEPAPEPRVQIRPDTRSMDQRLNDPASDFTAPARPQSPRAEPSAAVKERLDRALNRDGSAGRPAAPEPTTAQGRMSGLGRMLNRVAGTSAEAERPRPETIAERVNDRMARARKAEADFDDLASPDAGQDNVEIPAFLRRQAN; encoded by the coding sequence ATGAATCTCAACCTGATGATGAGTGACGACGAGGAACTGCGCCCGCGCATCACCGTCTTCGGCGTCGGCGGTGCCGGTGGCAACGCCGTCAACAACATGATCGAGAAGCAGCTTGACGGCGTGACCTTCGTGGTCGCCAACACCGACGCGCAGGCGCTGGCGCAAAGCCGTTCGGAAAGCCGCATCCAGCTTGGCCCCAAGGTCACCGAAGGGCTGGGCGCGGGGGCCAAGCCCTCGATCGGGGCCAAGGCCGCCGAGGAAACGATCGAGGACATTGTCGATCACCTGATGGGCGCGCACATGTGCTTCATCACCTGCGGCATGGGCGGCGGCACCGGCACCGGCGCGGCCCCGATCATCGCCCAGGCCGCGCGCGAGATGGGCATCCTGACCGTCGGCGTCGTGACCAAGCCCTTCCAGTTCGAGGGCAGCAAGCGGATGCGGCAGGCCGACGAGGGCGTCGAGAACCTGCAGAAGGTCGTGGACACCCTCATCATCATCCCCAACCAGAACCTGTTCCGCATCGCCAACGAGAAAACCACCTTCACCGAAGCCTTCGCCATGGCCGACGACGTGCTGTATCAGGGCGTCAAGGGCGTGACCGACCTGATGGTGCGCCCGGGCCTCATCAACCTCGACTTCGCCGACGTGCGCGCGGTGATGGACGAGATGGGCAAGGCCATGATGGGCGCGGGCGAAGCCACCGGCGACAACCGCGCGGTGGAAGCCGCCGAAAAGGCCATCGCCAACCCGCTGCTGGACGAGATCAGCCTGCATGGCGCCAAGGGCGTCCTGATCAACATCACCGGCGGCCACGACCTGACCCTGTTCGAAATGGACGAGGCGGCCGAGAAGATCCGCGAGAAGGTCGATCCCGAGGCCAACATCATCGTCGGCTCGACCCTTGATCCGTCGCTTGACGGCGCCGTCCGCGTCTCGGTCGTGGCCACCGGCATCGACAGCGCCGCCACGACGGAGGCCCCCGCCCCCCGCCGCGGGCTGAAAGAGCCGCTGACCCAGCACCCGACCGTCGGCCGCGCCGCCGCCCCCGCCGTCCCCGAGGAGGCGCCGGCCCCCGCCCGCCGCAGCCCGGTCATGGAGGCTCCCGCCGCGCGTCCGGCCCCGGTCGCCGAGGAGCTGCCGGAACCCGCCTACCGCCCGACGACCCCCGAGCCCGCGCCCGAGCCGCGCGTCCAGATCCGCCCGGACACCCGCAGCATGGACCAGCGGCTGAACGACCCGGCCAGCGACTTCACCGCGCCCGCGCGGCCGCAATCCCCGCGCGCCGAACCCTCCGCCGCGGTCAAGGAGCGGCTGGACCGCGCCCTCAACCGCGACGGCAGCGCCGGCCGCCCCGCCGCGCCCGAGCCCACCACTGCGCAGGGCAGGATGTCGGGCCTTGGCCGGATGCTGAACCGCGTCGCCGGCACCTCCGCCGAGGCCGAGCGTCCCCGCCCCGAGACGATCGCCGAGCGGGTGAACGACCGCATGGCCCGCGCCCGCAAGGCCGAAGCGGATTTCGACGATCTCGCCTCGCCGGACGCAGGCCAGGACAACGTCGAGATCCCGGCCTTCCTGCGCCGTCAGGCGAACTGA
- the lpxC gene encoding UDP-3-O-acyl-N-acetylglucosamine deacetylase: MQATLATPARFKGAGLHSGKPARLTINPAPAGHGITFRRTDLGGAQIPARWDHVVPSPLCSLLQGEDGVTVSTVEHVMAALVGTGVHNALIDIDGPEVPILDGSSAPFVAGILKAGLRHSPEPLRAIRVLKTVEVHEGAGFARLSPADSLQMDFAIDFTDAAIGRQQKRLDLANGAFLRELMDSRTFCRQADVEAMRANGLALGGTYFNAVVVDGDRVLSPGGLRHRDEPVRHKMLDAVGDLALAGAPLLARYTGNRAGHAMTNRLLRTLFANDDAWEWTTCTPEIEEQLPGAGVIAQRATAPVVARVRAVA; encoded by the coding sequence ATGCAAGCCACCCTCGCCACCCCCGCCCGCTTCAAGGGCGCCGGTCTCCACTCGGGGAAACCGGCCCGGCTGACCATCAACCCGGCCCCCGCCGGGCACGGCATCACGTTCCGCCGCACCGATCTGGGCGGCGCGCAGATTCCTGCGCGCTGGGATCACGTCGTTCCCTCGCCGCTCTGCAGCCTTCTTCAGGGCGAGGACGGCGTCACCGTCTCGACCGTCGAGCATGTCATGGCGGCGCTGGTCGGCACCGGCGTCCATAACGCGCTGATCGACATCGACGGGCCGGAAGTGCCGATCCTCGACGGCTCATCCGCGCCTTTCGTGGCAGGCATCCTCAAGGCCGGTTTGCGCCATTCGCCCGAGCCGCTGCGCGCCATCCGCGTCCTCAAGACGGTCGAGGTGCATGAGGGCGCGGGCTTTGCCCGGCTCTCGCCCGCCGACAGCCTGCAGATGGATTTCGCCATCGACTTCACCGACGCGGCCATCGGGCGGCAGCAGAAGCGGCTCGACCTCGCCAATGGCGCCTTCCTGCGCGAACTGATGGATTCGCGCACCTTCTGCCGCCAGGCGGATGTCGAGGCGATGAGGGCGAATGGCCTTGCCCTTGGCGGCACCTATTTCAACGCCGTCGTGGTGGACGGCGACCGGGTGCTGTCGCCCGGCGGGCTGCGTCACCGGGACGAACCCGTGCGCCACAAGATGCTGGACGCCGTGGGCGACCTCGCGCTGGCAGGCGCGCCGCTGCTGGCGCGCTACACCGGCAACCGTGCGGGCCATGCGATGACGAACCGCCTGCTGCGGACGCTGTTCGCCAATGACGACGCCTGGGAATGGACCACCTGCACCCCCGAGATCGAGGAACAGCTTCCCGGCGCGGGCGTCATCGCCCAGCGGGCCACCGCGCCGGTTGTCGCCCGCGTCCGCGCTGTCGCCTGA
- a CDS encoding outer membrane protein assembly factor BamD, which produces MAFSKTRLVLMAVALSLSLAACGRGGAGATSEPLDNFTAEEIYKRGEYELENQNRPQDAVRYFSEIERLYPYSEWSKRALIMQAYSHHKARQYDEARAAAQRFIDNYPGDEDAAYAKYLLALSYYDQVDEVGRDQGLTFQALQGLREVIEQYPDSEYARSSVLKFDLAFDHLAGKEMEIGRYYLKRGHHTAAINRFRVVVEEFQTTTHTPEALMRLVEAYLALGLTDEAQTAGAILGHNFRSSPFYTDAYAQLRGRGLTATPQGDSWLTRVYREVIQGRWL; this is translated from the coding sequence ATGGCATTCAGCAAAACGCGCCTCGTGCTCATGGCAGTCGCGCTGTCTCTTTCGCTGGCGGCTTGCGGGCGCGGCGGCGCTGGCGCGACGTCCGAGCCGCTGGACAATTTCACCGCCGAGGAAATCTACAAGCGCGGCGAATACGAACTTGAGAATCAGAACCGTCCCCAGGACGCCGTCCGCTATTTCAGCGAGATCGAGCGGCTTTATCCCTATTCCGAATGGTCCAAGCGCGCGCTGATCATGCAGGCCTATTCGCATCACAAGGCCCGCCAGTATGACGAGGCGCGGGCCGCGGCCCAGCGCTTCATCGACAACTATCCGGGCGACGAGGACGCGGCCTATGCCAAGTATCTGCTCGCGCTCAGCTATTACGACCAGGTGGACGAGGTCGGCCGCGACCAGGGCCTGACCTTCCAGGCCCTGCAGGGTCTGCGCGAGGTGATCGAGCAATATCCCGACAGCGAATACGCCCGCTCCTCGGTGCTGAAATTCGATCTCGCCTTCGACCATCTCGCCGGGAAAGAGATGGAGATCGGCCGCTATTACCTCAAGCGCGGCCACCACACTGCCGCCATCAACCGCTTCCGCGTCGTGGTCGAAGAGTTTCAGACCACCACCCACACGCCCGAGGCGCTGATGCGGCTGGTCGAGGCTTATCTTGCGCTCGGCCTGACCGACGAGGCGCAGACGGCGGGGGCGATCCTCGGGCACAACTTCCGCTCGTCGCCCTTCTACACCGACGCCTATGCCCAACTGCGGGGGCGGGGGCTGACGGCCACGCCGCAGGGCGACAGTTGGCTGACGCGGGTCTACCGCGAGGTGATCCAGGGCCGGTGGCTGTAA
- the recN gene encoding DNA repair protein RecN, producing the protein MLRTLDIRDILLIDRLSLDFAPGLNVLTGETGAGKSILLDCLGFVLGWRGRAELVRAGAAQGEVTAVFDLPTEHPARTVLEDAGIEVEDELILRRVNAADGRKTGWINDRRVSGEVLRALSDALVELHGQHDDRGLLNPRGHRLLLDAFGALDLSQVRAAWTARRQAATALAEAEAALEAARKEEDFLRHAVAELEKLDPQPGEEATLDVARRQMQAAERVRGDVARALQMLAGAGADLGAEGLIVEATRWLEGAADKIGDSDEGLSEPLVALSRASIELGDATRGVEDALARMDFDPRTLEATEERLFALRALARKHDVLPDDLATLAAELSTRLQALDAGEARMGELEQAVREADAAYDAAAKKVSADRRAAAGRLDTAMAAELAPLKMERAVFETRVTAGEPGPDGRDSGAFTVATNPGAPAGPLDRIASGGELSRFLLALKVCLARGGEPLVMIFDEIDRGVGGATADAVGRRLARLAEGAQVLVVTHSPQVAALGQQHFRVAKSVADGVTTSRVAALDDSERVEEIARMLAGEEITPAARAAAIALLTSAPA; encoded by the coding sequence ATGCTACGGACGCTGGACATACGCGACATCCTGCTGATCGACCGCTTGTCTCTGGATTTCGCGCCGGGGCTGAACGTGCTGACCGGAGAAACGGGTGCGGGCAAGTCGATCCTGCTGGACTGCCTCGGCTTCGTGCTGGGCTGGCGCGGCCGGGCCGAACTGGTCCGCGCCGGTGCGGCGCAGGGCGAGGTCACGGCCGTCTTCGACCTGCCTACCGAACACCCGGCGCGGACGGTGCTTGAGGACGCAGGCATCGAGGTCGAGGACGAACTGATCCTGCGCCGCGTCAACGCCGCCGATGGCCGCAAGACCGGCTGGATCAACGACCGCCGCGTCTCGGGCGAGGTGCTGCGGGCATTGTCCGACGCGCTGGTGGAACTGCATGGGCAGCATGACGACCGCGGCCTGCTGAACCCGCGCGGCCACCGGCTGCTCTTGGACGCTTTCGGGGCGCTGGACCTGTCGCAGGTCCGCGCCGCATGGACCGCCCGCCGGCAGGCAGCGACGGCGCTGGCCGAGGCCGAGGCGGCGCTGGAAGCCGCCCGGAAAGAGGAGGACTTCCTGCGCCATGCCGTGGCCGAACTGGAAAAGCTCGACCCGCAACCGGGCGAGGAGGCCACGCTCGATGTCGCCCGCCGCCAGATGCAGGCCGCCGAGCGGGTGCGGGGCGATGTCGCCCGCGCGCTGCAGATGCTGGCAGGGGCAGGGGCCGACCTCGGCGCCGAGGGGCTGATTGTCGAGGCGACCCGCTGGCTGGAAGGCGCCGCCGACAAGATCGGCGACAGTGACGAAGGGCTGTCCGAACCGCTGGTCGCCCTGTCCCGCGCTTCGATCGAACTGGGCGACGCCACCCGAGGGGTTGAGGACGCGCTGGCGCGCATGGACTTCGACCCCCGGACGCTGGAAGCGACTGAGGAGCGGCTTTTCGCCCTGCGCGCCCTTGCCCGCAAGCATGACGTGCTGCCGGACGATCTGGCGACGCTTGCCGCGGAACTCTCGACGCGCCTGCAGGCACTGGACGCGGGCGAGGCACGGATGGGCGAGCTTGAGCAGGCCGTCCGCGAGGCCGATGCCGCCTATGACGCGGCGGCGAAGAAGGTCAGCGCCGACAGGCGCGCGGCGGCAGGGCGGCTCGATACCGCCATGGCCGCCGAGCTTGCGCCCCTGAAGATGGAACGCGCCGTCTTCGAGACCCGCGTGACCGCAGGCGAGCCCGGTCCCGACGGCCGCGACAGCGGGGCCTTCACCGTCGCCACCAACCCCGGTGCCCCTGCCGGTCCGCTGGACCGCATCGCCTCGGGCGGCGAGCTTTCGCGCTTCCTGCTGGCGCTCAAGGTCTGCCTTGCCCGTGGCGGCGAGCCGCTGGTGATGATCTTCGATGAAATCGACCGCGGGGTCGGGGGCGCCACCGCCGATGCCGTCGGCCGCCGCCTCGCGCGGCTGGCAGAGGGCGCGCAGGTGCTGGTCGTCACCCATTCGCCGCAAGTCGCGGCCTTGGGGCAGCAGCATTTCCGGGTGGCCAAGTCGGTGGCGGATGGCGTCACCACCTCGCGGGTGGCGGCGCTGGACGACTCCGAGCGGGTCGAGGAGATCGCCCGGATGCTCGCCGGCGAAGAGATCACCCCTGCCGCCCGCGCCGCCGCCATCGCCCTGCTGACCTCCGCGCCCGCCTGA
- the mmsB gene encoding 3-hydroxyisobutyrate dehydrogenase, translating into MKVAFIGLGNMGGPMARNLAQAGHEVTGFDVAAPDVEGLIPALSASEAARGAEVVITMLPNGEILRSVAGQVIPVMQAGAVLCDCSTVDVDSARAVADQARAAGLGTLDAPVSGGVGGAAAGTLTFMVGGLAGDFATVKPLFDIMGQKAVHCGDSGAGQAAKICNNMILGVTMIATCEAFALADKLGLDRARMFDVVSTSSGYSWSMNAYCPAPGVGPVSPADNGYKPGFAAELMLKDLRLSQQAAESADADTPMGEMAMRLYTEFVEREDGRGLDFSAMLPRFAARARGGQPGD; encoded by the coding sequence ATGAAGGTCGCCTTTATCGGCCTTGGCAACATGGGCGGCCCGATGGCCCGCAATCTCGCGCAGGCGGGGCACGAAGTCACGGGCTTCGACGTGGCGGCGCCGGATGTCGAGGGCCTGATCCCGGCGCTGAGCGCGTCCGAGGCCGCACGGGGGGCCGAGGTGGTCATCACCATGCTGCCGAATGGCGAGATCCTGCGCAGCGTCGCCGGGCAGGTGATCCCGGTGATGCAGGCGGGCGCGGTGTTGTGCGACTGCTCGACCGTGGACGTGGACAGCGCCCGGGCGGTGGCGGACCAAGCGCGGGCCGCGGGGCTGGGGACGCTGGACGCGCCAGTCTCGGGCGGCGTCGGCGGGGCGGCGGCGGGGACGCTGACCTTCATGGTCGGGGGCTTGGCCGGGGATTTCGCCACGGTGAAGCCGCTGTTCGACATCATGGGCCAGAAGGCCGTCCATTGCGGCGATTCGGGCGCGGGACAGGCCGCCAAGATCTGCAACAACATGATCCTGGGCGTGACCATGATCGCCACCTGCGAGGCTTTCGCTCTGGCCGACAAGCTGGGGCTGGACCGGGCGCGGATGTTTGACGTGGTGTCCACGTCCTCGGGCTACAGCTGGTCGATGAATGCCTATTGCCCGGCGCCGGGGGTGGGGCCGGTCTCGCCCGCCGATAACGGCTACAAACCCGGATTTGCGGCCGAACTGATGCTGAAGGACCTGCGGCTGTCGCAGCAGGCCGCCGAAAGCGCGGATGCGGATACGCCGATGGGTGAGATGGCGATGCGGCTTTACACCGAGTTCGTCGAGCGCGAGGACGGCCGGGGCCTCGACTTCTCGGCCATGCTGCCACGCTTTGCCGCCCGCGCCCGTGGGGGCCAGCCGGGGGACTGA